From the Solanum pennellii chromosome 4, SPENNV200 genome, one window contains:
- the LOC107016549 gene encoding uncharacterized protein LOC107016549, with the protein MAQRGSKPAACAMYGRNHLGACRDGSTGYFKCGQNGQLMPECPKNHQGNNKAAPSGAISGTGGGTNRLNALNNRQEQEDLVDIVTSMIQVFDFTVLQDPRASLSFVTPCVAMSFYIIPQKLSKPLCVSTHVGVDSSIMSLS; encoded by the exons ATGGCACAAAGAGGTAGTAAGCCTGCTGCATGTGCCATGTACGGAAGGAACCATTTAGGTGCTTGTCGTGATGGCTCCACTGGTTATTTCAAGTGTGGTCAAAATGGGCAACTCATGCCAGAGTGTCCAAAGAACCATCAGGGAAATA ACAAGGCTGCACCTAGTGGAGCTATTTCCGGTACTGGTGGAGGAACAAACCGCTTGAATGCTCTCAACAATCGCCAAGAGCAAGAGGATTTGGTAGATATTGTCACTAGTATGATTCAAGTTTTTGACTTTACTGTTTTGCAAGACCCACGagcgagtttatcttttgtgaCTCCATGTGTTGCTATGAGCTTTTATATTATTCCTCAGAAACTTAGTAAACCATTATGTGTTTCTACACATGTTGGAGTCGATTCTAGCATAatgagtctatcgtga